A window of Rhizoctonia solani chromosome 5, complete sequence genomic DNA:
GAAATGACATTTGTTTCAACCTGATTCCCATAAATGTTTCCCACAAATTCAGTTGTGCATTAAACTCTTCCCATAAGGTTTCACAGCGTATTGTTTCCTGTTTGCATAGTTGTAGGTGCATATATAGCTTTCGAGTTCCGGCAGTGCATAGACCCTTTTATGAATTGTTAAAGGTGCGGAGGCATCGCATATGATCCTTGACCGAGGGGAGGTCACGGTCGGAGCTTTGAGCGTACCCGTGCACATGTTGGCCTTCCAGACTCCTGCTTTTCCCTTCCACCTCGCCCGCTTCCCGAGCTTGACTGAATGTGTCCCCACTATCGGTATAGATTCTTGCATGATGTATTCGTAATCCACCCACACACCAGACCTCCAGCTACCAGTATAGTGTGGACCACCCGGCCATGAGCCCCACTCGTGGTTGGTACCCGGTCTACAGTCCCCTCCTCCACGGCTGTGGGATTCCCACAGCTCATCGGACTATTCTTGTAGCGGGCATATAATATTTCCCAATAGATTGTATCGCTATGCACGTCATGAGCACGTATAGGCTAGGTTGTGTTAAATAGAGGAAGGTTCATCGCCAGTCGATATACGTTTTGTAATTGACTAAAACACATAAACACGACAATAGAAAGAAACGCAAATAAATGTATCCATCCTTGTGGGAACTTCTGCATACGCAGAAATTATACCACAAAACAAATCATAATTAACTAGTCAGGCAAATTTCTCCCCCTTGGCTTTTAGTGTCATCGCATGCTCCACGCTGTATTGACGGGGCTTAGGCTCCAAGAATACCTCGTCAATCTGCTCCAGGGTCAACCCCTGGTAATAGAAGACGCATGCGTTAGACAAGGGCCGGCTGCTTTCCGATACTTGACTATCACTGTACCTTGGTCTCGACGACAAACAAATATATCATGATCAGCTCAAACGAGTCCCAAACCAAAAATATGACGTAAATCTTCCATCCAAGCTTCTCTAGAGCAACGGGTAGtctgcatatatacatatttaaTGGTCGTATACATACTTGTGAATGGGGCACTCACCCAAACGTGTTGATGCAAGACACAGCCTTATTAAGGATATTAACTAGGGCTAGCCCCTTCGCGCGTGATTGATAACAAAGTACTTCAACCGGGTATACTCCATGCGTTGGTGTCCACCCAACCGTGTATGTGACCATAAATAGGTAGACTGTAAGAAGCTGTATTAGAATAGGACCAAGGTTATCAGGACCCACCACTTACTAAACGCAATGCCAGCATTGGCTTGTCTACTGTTTCCATCTGAGCTGAGAAGCCCGATAATAATACCAAGGATGCAGATGAGCATAGTGGTACTACCAAGTAATAAAGCCCGGCGACCCAAGCGGTCGATTACCGCAGAGCCGATAAGTGCGCCAACCATTGAAGTCACTCTGCGTAGCATCTATCAGCGACCAGCATCATTTAAAACTTTATATATTTATAGCACTTACGAGTTTACGAATGTTAGCGTCAGCTTCTTATCTTGTGATGTAATACCAGCCTGTCCAAGGAGTACCGGCAGGAAATAGGTAACCATCCCGTTCCCAGACCTTCCGGTATATATTAGACATAAACACTGAATCATATTTTTTGGCTTACAGTTGACCAAATATGCCAACCATCACGGCGGAACCAGTTCGATACCGGTCGCTGGCTGTCCTAATCAGACTCCTGATGTCCCAGAAACGTTTGTCTGTACCATCCAGGCTTGTCTTCTCTTCTATTTCTTCCATCTCTATTTCTACAACTGGTGAATAATGATCATTTGTCCCTGAGTGGAGCTTTGCAAGCACTGCACGAGCTTCATCCTTGCGCCCATTTGCATATAGCCAACGGGGCGATTCAGGACAAAGGTAAACAAATAAAACGTTGATACCAGCAGGAACAGCCTGTGAAGCAGTGAGCACACATTTTAATTGAAAGTCAAAGTTTGCTTACTTGAATATACAGTGGGAGACGCCACGCAAGCTGATTACCGGTCCAGCGACCCGTGGCAACCATCATGCCCGTAGCAGACATCTGTCCAATGTAATAGCTGGAAAAATAAAATTCAGATCCTGGAAAGTTCTTGTTTGGTAGTATAAACGCACAGAGAGTTAAATAGGCCAACCCAGAACCCTCTAGTCTGGGGTGGAACAATCTCAGCCAAGTATGACTTTGCCGAGGTGTTTGCGCAGCCTATTGAACTAGTCAGATAATGCAAAATAATCTTCGAGTCAGGGATTTATACCCATGCCTATACCCGTCAGGAGGCGGCCACCGATAAATGTTCCACGGTGAGTAGCAGTTGCGCTGAGGACAGCTCCAACGCTGTAAATAGGTGCATTGGAATTAGCATACGCATATAGTCTAAATTCTTGTGAAGACGAGCTATCGAGCGAAAGTTTCACAGCACGAAGAGACCTGGTCCAGTGTATGTGACTGAAATGGACATTCGCTTACATGAGTACCAAGTTCCCAAAGAACATCGGGGCACGACGTCCAAACCGGTCCGGTAGGTAGGCTGGGTCATGTAGATTTATATCCTGCAGGTAGCAGTAGATATTAGAGATAGCAGTTTACTCACCAGCAGGAAATGAGCCAATTAGTCCACCGATTGTGTAGATGCCGAACACGATTCCAGTTTGAGCACCAGACTCGCTCATCCCTAGGTGTGTAACGGTGGGTACAGTATTCAGGAACGAAATGAATGTTACTAACCAAAGTAGCTCTGATATTGTCTAGAGCAGCTCGTTAAAGAGGTTCTAAACTTCATTTAATAAACTTACTTCATTGCGTTGATCCCGCTCATGACAGCGCCATCAAAACCTGCATCTTCAGAGCAACAGCAAACGCAGAGAGTGATAAGGATGGTCTGTATGCCGCGCCAGCTCCAAGTCTTATGTCCGGGATCAGCAGCGAGTGCGGCAGCCATTCTCTCCTGCCGTTCAGCGGCAGATGCGCTTGACTTATTCTTGAGGCTTGACATCGATGGGGTGACTTTGGGATATGTGCTTACCGGTCAGTGTATCAATTTATAAGCTGTCCATCGGCGGGGCTGAGCAGGCTTTGAATAGCAGAATAAATGGAGAATAATGGAGGAGGTTCTGTGGCGCTGGCTATGAGGCAAGGTGAAGACACTGGGTACTCCTTCTCGTGGTGCCACTGACTCAATACCCAGACCTGTGTTCCCAATATGGCAATAAAATAGAGAAAGCGCCCGACGAAGTAGACGTTAGATCAAGATTATTTCCATTACAACGCACGGAGGTGCGATCAACAGCATTTAAAGTCTTCTCGGGACAGAAAACCCTTGACGCCCACAGAAGCTGAAGGTAAGTACTTGTGGAGTAGGAATCAGTCAATGTACATGTGATATACCGTAGACATCAAGCACAATTCAGCCAGCTTCACGATGATATTGAATCTTATAATACCTTGAACACGCGCATATACCAGTGGGGGCTTTCTAGAGATAGCGTTGTTGAGTCACCCCAGGTCGACACGTGCAtcctctttttttttcttttttctttttttgaTACACGTCCATAAAATAACTatgggagctacatgcgaacaaggtAAGCCGCTCACCACGTGCATCCACTGTTGATGGACGTCGATCGTACACGCTAGGGGCGAAGTCCTTGTCGAAATATCATCAAGCCTAGGTGTTGGTAGGCTAGTCTAGTATGTGATAAACCCTTTCCGAGTAAATCCACTTAAACGGAAGCACAGGGCACGGTCGTTCTATAGTACAGTACAGCATCAGTAGCGACATGGATGTATGTATGAGCATACCATATTACACCACTATGAAAGTTAAGCCATCGAGCATACAATCATGAGTGGACTACAGCCTGAACGCATAATATCGCATCTAGGGTATTACTCGCTCGTCCTTCAAGGTGAACCACCGGCAGCCCAGGTCCATATGATTACTGTAGTTACGAGTGGGTGGGCTGCTCTACCCACCCCCACACATTCCAGGAAAGAAGCAATTAATCCGAATATCCATGGCTTAGAGTGCGAATCATAGAAAAGTTGGTACCCGGACGAGAATTAGATAAAGCCACCAGTGCCAGTACCTCGTCAACCATAATCGGTAACGAGAAGTCAACGAATGGCCCGATGTGAAATTAAATCCACATGCATGCGGTCAAAATTTTAGCAGCATTCATGCCCGAAACGCAGCCTGATCCGGCGGCAAATGTCATCAAATCCAAGTAATGAGTCAACGCCGAAAATTTTGATGCTTTATTGAGTTTCACAACCATAGGCACAGAGACAACAGAGACAGCAAGGGGAATGTACAAGCGAGAGCCATCATAACAAGATTATCCCAAAAACGTCCGTATACAAATAACCAAATAGAAAAGAGCGTGAGTCATGAGGATGTCGTCAAACAAGATAGCCATCTTATCGACTATCGCGCACGGTTGGATTTTGTTGGAGAACTTGACGACGATTTTCGTTCAGGTAGAATCACTGGCGTGCCGTCCGGAGCCGATATTCGGATTGGGTTTGACCTTGCAAATTGAAAATCCCGAGGGATCGACCCGTTCGGGGTCAGGGGCGGATGCAATTCAAGGGGAGGTCCAGCAAAGTAACTTCCTTGGTATCTGTAATCCGGGGAATGTACAGGAGGCCCATAAGAAGCGGAATGGTGATAGCGATAGTGGGTATGAGGAGGGACGGGGGTAACAGGAGTCGGAAGGGAAGTCGTGGTAGCAGAGCGATCAGATGAAGTTTGTGAGATCGGACTCATAGATGGAATATGTGAGCCATGTCGCGATTCGGGTCGGGTCGGTGTCCATATGTGCAAGGAGGATTGCGAAGGGGGACGAGTGCTAGCGGGAGTGGTATCGCGAGTCCGCCACGCCTCGGACCTGAACGCGTCATCGCCACCCCCGCCACCCCCACGCACAGGATGTGGTAAAGTGGAAGAGCTGGATGACTGTTTTGGCATTAGGAATACGTCAATGATTTCATATGTCTAGGGACTTACCGGCGTACGTGGCCATATCGGCTGGCTGTTTTGTCGAACCTCGCGGATGCCTCTTGACGGTCGTCGGGGGCCTGGGCCGAACAGTGGCGGCTGAGAAATTTCGAAGAGTGGAGGCTCGTCTCGAGACGCTGGACCAGATGAGCCAGAGTCACTTGGAGTGAACGACAACATGTCGAGATAAGGAGTCGCGCCAGTGCTAGAAACCGGTGTGACTCGTTGATGAGACGGAGGAGGCTCCCGTGGAGAGAAAAGCGGGTCAAGGGGGATAAGGGCGATGGGAGTTTTGGTCCGGGTTTCAGTCTGCGAGCCCGAGATCAAGGGGCTTTCTCCAAACGTACGCGTGAAGGAATCCGAGTCCGAGTTGCGTATGGGAGGTGGCGAATCGGAGAGAACAGTCGGCATAGGCAGTAGCAACGTACACACAGAAGTGTGTAGCCATTCCGGATCAACGTCGCGGAGCGCATTGACAAGCTGAACCATGCTTGGCCGATGAGAAGGCTCGTACGCCCAACAGTGGCTCATAATATGGCCAACCGGTACGCTGCTGGTGCTCTCGGGAAGTGGTGGCGTTTTTCGGTGTTGTACTACAGCTAGGGTAGATAAAATTCATAAGCGGGTTTCGCGGCATTAGTATACGTTCATCCTTACCGAGAATTATGGCAGCATCATTCCTAGTAGTTGCCCAAGGAACTATTCCCAACAAGATCTGTAAATGAGAAAAAAAGTTTAATGAACATCAACAATTCGCTCCAAACGATGCAATCATACCTCAATGCACAGACATCCAAAGGCCCACACGTCACTGGCAGTGGTGACCGGTACAAGAACCTGGATATCAATGCCACCAAATAGCTCTGGTGCCATCCAACGACAGCTTCCCTTACTGGATGAGGTTGTCAACCCTGTGGAGAACTCTATCACAAGACGGCTCAGTCCAAAGTCTGCAATCAGAGGGGTCCCATCCTCCTTCATGAGAATATTGGTCTAAACACGCCGTTAGATATGGTGCGAAACTTAAGTAAGCGTTTACCCACCGCCTTGATATCGCCGTGTGCTATTGGAGGGTTGCGCGAGTGAAGGTGGCTCAGACCAGCAGCGACTTGACGGATCTGGAGAACTTCAGCATTCCATCACTCTCATATATAAACAGATGACTCACAATCGACATCCGGTCAGCGTCGGGATTCTTGGTCAAGAAGTCgacgcatgtgccggactcGCAGTACGGAAATACCATCGCTGGCAAGTCATCCGGACCATCCAGCCAACACAGACCATAGAAAGGTAGGATATTCTGGGGTGGATATGCATCAACAATACGGGTTTGGGTCTCAATGATTGACCCACTTGGTGTGCGACAGTGCTCCAGGGAATAATTTCTCTCAAAATGCTCTGTGTGCGGTACGGATCAATACAAACCAACAGTTAAGCGAGGCGGGAAAGGTTCACTTTTTGTAATTTCTCAACGCCAACGTCTTGTTTTCTAGCAACTCTAACGATTTTGATTGCGACCTGGGAAATACGGGACATGATCAGTCGTGTGGAGATTATGGGGAGACATCCAATGCTTACATCCCTCGTGGCTCCGGCACCCCACTCACACCCTCTCCTATAAATAGTTAAGTCACAAGACGCGAAGTAGAACGTCCAACTCACCATATGTCGGAAAAGCCACCATGCGCAAAGGGCTTGGTCCCAATAATTTTGGTGGATTCGGTCAAATCACAGACATTACGAAGCAATACATCGAGTGGAGGACACGCTAATGAGTCCATGCCTTGAGGATCTAA
This region includes:
- a CDS encoding Sugar (and other) transporter yields the protein MSSLKNKSSASAAERQERMAAALAADPGHKTWSWRGIQTILITLCVCCCSEDAGFDGAVMSGINAMKQYQSYFGMSESGAQTGIVFGIYTIGGLIGSFPAAYLPDRFGRRAPMFFGNLVLMSLRAVKLSLDSSSSQEFRLYAYANSNAPIYSVGAVLSATATHRGTFIGGRLLTGIGMGCANTSAKSYLAEIVPPQTRGFWVGLFNSLYYIGQMSATGMMVATGRWTGNQLAWRLPLYIQAVPAGINVLFVYLCPESPRWLYANGRKDEARAVLAKLHSGTNDHYSPVVEIEMEEIEEKTSLDGTDKRFWDIRSLIRTASDRYRTGSAVMVGIFGQLSGNGMVTYFLPVLLGQAGITSQDKKLTLTFVNSVTSMVGALIGSAVIDRLGRRALLLGSTTMLICILGIIIGLLSSDGNSRQANAGIAFIYLFMVTYTVGWTPTHGVYPVEVLCYQSRAKGLALVNILNKAVSCINTFGLPVALEKLGWKIYVIFLVWDSFELIMIYLFVVETKGLTLEQIDEVFLEPKPRQYSVEHAMTLKAKGEKFA
- a CDS encoding Tyrosine kinase domain-containing protein; its protein translation is MTNASSASHVHRNLAHLVPHLSPLPLFKVEASAPSHTPSLDPQGMDSLACPPLDVLLRNVCDLTESTKIIGTKPFAHGGFSDIWRGCEWGAGATRDVAIKIVRVARKQDVGVEKLQKSILREIIPWSTVAHQNILPFYGLCWLDGPDDLPAMVFPYCESGTCVDFLTKNPDADRMSIIRQVAAGLSHLHSRNPPIAHGDIKATNILMKEDGTPLIADFGLSRLVIEFSTGLTTSSSKGSCRWMAPELFGGIDIQVLVPVTTASDVWAFGCLCIEILLGIVPWATTRNDAAIILAVVQHRKTPPLPESTSSVPVGHIMSHCWAYEPSHRPSMVQLVNALRDVDPEWLHTSVCTLLLPMPTVLSDSPPPIRNSDSDSFTRTFGESPLISGSQTETRTKTPIALIPLDPLFSPREPPPSHQRVTPVSSTGATPYLDMLSFTPSDSGSSGPASRDEPPLFEISQPPLFGPGPRRPSRGIREVRQNSQPIWPRTPSSSSSTLPHPVRGGGGGGDDAFRSEAWRTRDTTPASTRPPSQSSLHIWTPTRPESRHGSHIPSMSPISQTSSDRSATTTSLPTPVTPVPPHTHYRYHHSASYGPPVHSPDYRYQGSYFAGPPLELHPPLTPNGSIPRDFQFARSNPIRISAPDGTPVILPERKSSSSSPTKSNRAR